In Arthrobacter sp. PAMC25284, a single genomic region encodes these proteins:
- a CDS encoding ribbon-helix-helix protein, CopG family — MSEKKAKGGQDLSLEEQARFHALGEWAETADIGPDARISKASGPGAGRALLEAALGSPEAVKRAVGKPSLSSKGTSPSRTIRLPKDMDAQLLARSEMEHRKPSEILREALAQYLAKAS; from the coding sequence ATGAGTGAGAAGAAGGCCAAGGGCGGCCAGGACCTGAGCCTGGAGGAACAGGCCCGCTTCCATGCCTTGGGGGAATGGGCGGAGACCGCCGATATCGGCCCGGACGCCCGCATCAGCAAGGCGTCCGGGCCAGGTGCCGGCCGCGCCCTCCTGGAAGCAGCCCTGGGTTCCCCCGAGGCGGTAAAAAGAGCCGTGGGCAAGCCGTCCCTGAGCAGCAAGGGAACGTCCCCGTCCCGGACCATCCGGCTCCCGAAGGACATGGACGCGCAACTGCTCGCCCGGTCCGAAATGGAGCACCGCAAGCCCAGCGAAATCCTCCGAGAAGCGCTGGCCCAATACCTTGCCAAAGCCTCCTGA
- a CDS encoding DNA-binding protein, with protein MTLSVKDRVYAAAEQISAERRPTVSTVRAAAGVSNADATRYLKEWTEEKQAAGGKVAAAPPTLLEQAARLAGACWAEASALAAERHAAAEAAWAQERKDKDLEIAELVADLDQASAEKDAAAAGHAEELERLQAQRDALERQLAVIGKQLEDSRESERAAAKEAADASRKLATAEVRATTLEQVHNALLQRVSPETKNAR; from the coding sequence ATGACGTTGAGCGTGAAAGACCGCGTCTATGCCGCGGCCGAGCAGATCAGTGCCGAGCGCCGGCCCACCGTGTCGACGGTCCGCGCGGCGGCCGGCGTGAGCAACGCCGACGCCACCCGGTATCTGAAGGAATGGACCGAGGAAAAGCAGGCCGCGGGCGGGAAGGTCGCAGCCGCGCCGCCGACTCTGCTGGAGCAGGCGGCACGCCTGGCCGGTGCCTGCTGGGCAGAAGCATCCGCCCTGGCCGCTGAACGCCACGCGGCCGCGGAGGCAGCCTGGGCGCAGGAACGAAAAGACAAGGATCTTGAGATCGCCGAGCTCGTCGCCGACCTGGACCAGGCCAGCGCCGAGAAGGATGCCGCCGCGGCGGGGCATGCCGAGGAACTTGAACGCCTTCAGGCGCAGCGGGACGCGTTGGAGCGCCAGCTTGCCGTGATCGGTAAGCAGCTGGAGGATTCACGGGAGTCCGAGCGGGCTGCTGCCAAGGAGGCCGCGGACGCTTCCCGGAAGCTGGCGACGGCCGAAGTGCGCGCCACCACCCTTGAACAGGTACACAACGCCCTGCTCCAGCGCGTTTCCCCGGAGACGAAGAATGCCCGGTAG
- a CDS encoding DUF2130 domain-containing protein: MHEIKCPHCGQTFTIDEAGYADIVKQVRDAEFEQQLHERLELAEQDKATALELAETKAASELQKTAAAKDAAIQELKAKLDAREVTQKLAVAEALSAVEKERDALVNELEQTKQEKQSSAELAEAKLVNELQKAASTKDTAIQDLTAKLEAIEIVQRLAITEAVSTVEKERDEFKSGLERAELAKQLGEASLKDKYETQIKDREEQIERLRDLKAKLSTKMVGETLEQHCEIEFNRIRATAFPLSYFEKDNDARAGSKGDYIFRDSDSAGTEIVSIMFEMKNENDGTATKHKNEDFLKELDKDRTEKGCEYAVLVSLLEPDSELYNTGIVDVSHRYPKMYVIRPQFFIQLIALLRNAAMNSLKYKTELALVKAQNLDITNFEQQIDDFKDAFGRNWRLASDGFVEAIKRIDEAIKDLEKTKEALHKSANNLRLANAKAEDLTIRKLTRGNATMAARFVELEQAKTAEWEVN; this comes from the coding sequence ATGCATGAAATCAAGTGCCCGCACTGCGGACAGACATTCACTATCGATGAGGCCGGCTACGCCGACATCGTCAAGCAGGTTCGCGATGCCGAGTTCGAACAGCAGCTCCACGAGCGGCTCGAGCTGGCCGAGCAAGACAAGGCCACGGCTCTCGAACTCGCGGAGACGAAGGCCGCCAGTGAACTTCAGAAGACTGCGGCGGCCAAGGATGCCGCGATCCAGGAGCTGAAGGCGAAGCTCGATGCCCGTGAGGTCACACAGAAGCTCGCTGTAGCAGAGGCGCTGAGTGCCGTCGAAAAGGAGCGCGACGCGCTCGTGAACGAGCTCGAACAGACGAAGCAGGAGAAACAGTCATCGGCGGAGCTGGCCGAAGCGAAGCTCGTCAACGAACTTCAGAAGGCCGCCTCGACGAAGGACACCGCGATCCAAGACCTCACGGCGAAGCTCGAGGCTATTGAGATCGTGCAGAGACTTGCGATCACCGAGGCAGTCAGCACCGTCGAAAAGGAGCGGGACGAATTCAAGAGTGGTCTCGAACGAGCCGAGCTTGCGAAGCAGCTCGGGGAGGCGTCTCTGAAGGACAAGTACGAAACCCAGATCAAGGACCGTGAAGAACAGATTGAGCGACTGCGGGACCTGAAGGCGAAGCTGTCGACCAAGATGGTCGGTGAAACTCTTGAACAGCACTGCGAAATCGAGTTCAACCGCATCCGTGCCACAGCCTTCCCACTCTCCTATTTCGAGAAGGACAACGATGCCCGGGCCGGTAGCAAGGGCGACTATATATTCCGCGACTCCGATAGTGCTGGTACTGAGATTGTCTCGATCATGTTCGAGATGAAGAACGAGAACGACGGCACCGCGACAAAGCACAAGAACGAAGATTTCCTGAAGGAGCTGGACAAAGACCGCACCGAGAAGGGGTGCGAGTACGCCGTGCTGGTCTCACTGCTCGAGCCCGACAGCGAGCTCTACAACACTGGGATCGTTGACGTCTCTCACCGCTATCCGAAAATGTACGTCATCCGGCCGCAGTTCTTCATCCAGTTGATCGCGCTGCTGCGGAACGCCGCGATGAACTCGCTCAAGTACAAGACCGAGCTCGCGCTGGTTAAGGCGCAGAACCTCGATATCACGAACTTCGAGCAGCAGATCGATGACTTCAAGGACGCGTTCGGCCGCAACTGGCGGCTCGCCTCCGACGGTTTCGTGGAGGCGATCAAGCGCATCGACGAAGCGATCAAAGACTTGGAGAAGACGAAAGAGGCGCTGCACAAGTCGGCCAACAACCTGCGGCTTGCGAACGCCAAGGCCGAAGACCTCACGATTAGGAAGCTCACACGAGGCAACGCGACAATGGCCGCCAGGTTTGTCGAGCTGGAGCAGGCCAAGACGGCCGAGTGGGAAGTCAACTGA